In one window of Paraflavitalea soli DNA:
- a CDS encoding LytR/AlgR family response regulator transcription factor — MIRSIIIDDEKPNIENLAGLLKKHCEEVKVVGAALNADDGGALIEQLQPDLVFLDIQMPGKNGFQLLEGLSAYNFEIILVTAFDQYGIQAVKFSAIDYLLKPVKVDELKAAVHKAEKRLAHTRQNLELQNLLQLLKHQDHRSEHRLALPTTKETRFVNPQDIIRCESSNAYTSFYLADGQKIMVSKPIYEYEELLSDFGFIRCHQSHLVNKKYVKSLVKEDGGSLLLVDNTSIPISRNKKEAVIHALHTLK, encoded by the coding sequence ATGATACGATCGATCATTATCGATGATGAGAAGCCCAATATCGAGAACCTGGCGGGACTGCTGAAAAAGCATTGTGAAGAGGTGAAAGTAGTGGGAGCAGCCCTGAATGCGGATGACGGCGGAGCGCTCATTGAACAACTGCAACCGGACCTGGTTTTCCTGGACATTCAAATGCCCGGCAAAAATGGCTTTCAATTATTGGAAGGTTTATCGGCCTATAATTTCGAGATCATCCTGGTAACGGCTTTTGATCAATACGGTATTCAGGCGGTTAAATTTTCGGCGATCGATTATTTACTAAAGCCTGTAAAAGTAGATGAACTGAAGGCGGCGGTACATAAAGCAGAAAAAAGGCTGGCACATACACGACAGAACCTGGAACTGCAAAACCTGCTGCAACTATTGAAGCACCAGGACCATCGATCAGAACACCGGCTGGCACTGCCGACGACAAAAGAAACGAGGTTTGTAAACCCACAGGATATAATCCGATGTGAATCATCTAATGCCTATACCAGTTTTTATTTGGCAGACGGGCAAAAGATCATGGTATCGAAACCGATCTATGAATACGAAGAACTGCTGAGTGATTTTGGGTTTATCCGGTGTCATCAATCGCACCTGGTGAACAAGAAGTATGTAAAAAGCCTGGTAAAAGAAGATGGTGGCAGTCTGCTGCTGGTTGACAATACCAGTATCCCCATCTCCAGAAATAAAAAAGAAGCAGTGATCCATGCGCTCCATACGCTAAAATAA
- a CDS encoding sensor histidine kinase, translated as MKQVFHTLLFLLVYVTGQGQVEYQTDSIHPLFRGPLDGEKIRAIYDTYEAPRPSPRKKSSYNEVILSIFHSRKLYTQTALNNKEHIPELDSFTYKPISRAVVYESAGGSTIYNKKAVPLFDSSSIIVTAYGINPQNKSLYQFRVLRNRTTPVTDWQAIQHFCPVYTYFRKDAAGKDQTVMAYLGEFNAPIGNSLTIEVRNIQIPDTASTISAVWIKRAPAVISVFTANTMQSFITVNKYQWKHDFFKPDGATYYGNTEMKPVKNLLLLQKRFESTENSLFFYLRDKVTTADQVEYNLVRGTDSSGWIAGNFDPNIIWLKDLPPGDHNLLLRYAFQRQTIGSYSFHILAAWYQTTWFKVLLVVGSILALCSLWLLLKTRRQSERLKAQHTQKQLIQAELKSIRSQFNPHFVFNSLSSIQGLITKNDMEGANQYLTDFSTLLRDSLKESQRDFTSLSKEIEMLDHYLKLEQLRFGFTYHIETAPGLNKEAIEVPVLLLQPIIENAVKHGISNQYEKGLLDIGFTQSGVDLVATVRDNGPGFDTAISASGLGLKLTRDRIALLNQTMTGQSIHLDIDSTTTGTTVIFSFKNWLA; from the coding sequence ATGAAACAGGTCTTCCATACGCTCCTTTTTTTATTGGTATATGTGACTGGCCAGGGCCAGGTCGAATACCAGACGGATAGCATTCATCCGTTGTTTAGAGGGCCGCTTGACGGTGAAAAGATCAGGGCGATTTACGATACGTATGAAGCGCCCAGGCCTTCTCCCAGGAAGAAAAGCTCCTATAATGAGGTGATCCTATCGATCTTTCATTCCCGGAAGTTGTATACGCAAACAGCACTCAACAACAAAGAACATATCCCGGAACTGGACAGCTTTACTTACAAACCCATCAGTCGTGCCGTGGTGTATGAAAGTGCTGGTGGTAGTACTATTTATAATAAAAAAGCAGTACCGCTCTTTGATTCTTCCAGCATCATCGTGACGGCCTACGGGATCAACCCACAAAACAAATCACTGTACCAATTCAGGGTCCTGCGCAACCGGACAACCCCAGTAACGGACTGGCAAGCCATTCAACATTTCTGCCCGGTGTATACGTATTTCAGGAAGGATGCAGCAGGCAAAGACCAAACAGTAATGGCCTATTTAGGGGAGTTTAATGCGCCCATCGGTAATAGCCTGACGATTGAAGTACGGAACATACAAATACCGGATACCGCCAGTACTATTTCGGCGGTATGGATAAAAAGGGCTCCAGCGGTGATCAGTGTATTTACAGCCAATACAATGCAGTCTTTTATTACGGTGAATAAATACCAATGGAAGCATGATTTTTTCAAACCTGACGGTGCCACGTATTATGGCAATACGGAAATGAAGCCTGTAAAGAACCTGCTGCTGCTTCAGAAAAGATTTGAGTCGACAGAAAACAGTCTCTTCTTTTATTTGCGCGACAAAGTAACTACTGCTGACCAGGTTGAATACAACCTGGTGCGGGGCACAGACAGCAGTGGCTGGATAGCCGGAAATTTTGACCCGAATATCATCTGGCTGAAGGACCTGCCTCCCGGTGATCACAACTTATTGCTGCGCTATGCTTTTCAACGGCAAACGATTGGCTCCTACTCTTTCCATATCCTGGCAGCCTGGTATCAAACAACCTGGTTTAAAGTGTTGCTGGTCGTGGGCAGTATTTTAGCGCTGTGTTCTTTGTGGTTGCTGCTGAAAACGAGGCGGCAGTCGGAAAGGTTAAAAGCGCAGCATACGCAAAAACAACTGATACAGGCAGAGCTGAAATCGATCCGCTCACAATTCAATCCGCATTTTGTTTTTAATTCGCTCAGCTCGATACAGGGCCTGATCACGAAAAATGATATGGAAGGGGCCAATCAATACCTCACAGATTTCAGCACGCTGCTGCGGGATTCGCTCAAAGAAAGTCAGCGGGACTTTACCAGCCTCTCGAAAGAAATTGAGATGCTGGACCATTACCTGAAGCTGGAGCAATTGCGTTTTGGGTTTACTTATCATATTGAAACGGCGCCGGGCCTGAATAAGGAAGCGATCGAAGTTCCGGTATTGTTGCTGCAACCGATCATAGAAAACGCCGTAAAACATGGCATTTCGAACCAATATGAAAAGGGACTGCTGGATATTGGCTTTACGCAATCGGGGGTGGACCTGGTGGCTACTGTGCGGGATAATGGGCCTGGATTTGATACGGCGATCAGCGCCAGCGGGCTTGGTCTGAAGCTCACCCGGGACCGGATCGCTTTGCTGAACCAAACGATGACAGGACAGTCGATCCACCTCGACATTGACAGTACAACAACGGGAACAACTGTTATTTTCTCCTTTAAAAACTGGCTGGCATGA
- a CDS encoding type II toxin-antitoxin system RatA family toxin — protein MKPIKFEESILIAQPPEQVFDYTQDYSKRLTWDTFLKKADLIKGATQAGKGVQAYCVARNGLGMVTEYVIFNRPSTTAIKMTEGPYLFKSFLGSWRFKQQAGQGTEVIFLYSFTLRFPFSLFATSIQRNLRKNVQQRLKDLKQHMETPRKS, from the coding sequence ATGAAGCCAATCAAGTTTGAAGAATCGATCCTCATTGCTCAGCCACCGGAACAGGTGTTTGATTATACGCAGGATTATAGTAAACGGCTTACCTGGGATACTTTTCTTAAAAAGGCTGATCTGATCAAAGGAGCCACGCAGGCAGGAAAAGGCGTACAAGCCTATTGTGTGGCCCGGAACGGACTCGGCATGGTGACTGAATATGTGATCTTCAACAGGCCCAGCACCACAGCGATCAAAATGACAGAAGGCCCTTACCTGTTCAAATCATTTTTAGGCTCCTGGCGTTTTAAGCAGCAAGCCGGTCAGGGAACGGAAGTCATATTCCTTTATTCGTTTACACTCAGGTTTCCTTTCTCTTTATTCGCTACCAGCATTCAACGCAACCTCCGCAAGAATGTACAACAACGGTTGAAAGACCTGAAGCAACATATGGAGACGCCCAGGAAGTCCTAA
- a CDS encoding YdeI/OmpD-associated family protein — protein MNNVPFTHLACRNHRASGLGISIKFAIIHKTFITMATKVKFNTTILLDGNNTGILVPPEVVEKLGSGKRPAVKVTLNGFTYRSTVAVMGGMFLIPLSAERRANARVKGGDKLDVTLELDTEPRVVELPEDFKKALSKDKKALAFFESLSYSAKSGYVVPIRQAKTAETRQRRIEKAVSDLKAGKK, from the coding sequence ATGAATAATGTCCCATTTACCCACCTGGCTTGTCGCAATCACCGGGCATCAGGACTGGGTATTAGTATTAAGTTTGCTATCATACATAAAACATTCATCACGATGGCTACCAAAGTAAAATTCAACACTACCATCTTGCTGGACGGCAACAATACTGGCATCCTGGTGCCGCCTGAAGTGGTGGAAAAACTGGGTTCCGGCAAGCGCCCTGCCGTAAAGGTCACCCTCAATGGGTTTACTTACCGCAGTACTGTGGCTGTCATGGGCGGCATGTTCCTCATTCCCCTGAGTGCGGAGCGCAGGGCAAATGCCAGGGTGAAGGGTGGCGACAAACTGGATGTTACCCTGGAACTGGATACCGAACCCCGCGTAGTAGAACTGCCTGAAGATTTTAAGAAAGCCCTCAGCAAGGACAAGAAAGCCCTGGCCTTTTTTGAAAGCCTGTCCTACAGTGCCAAGTCTGGTTACGTAGTTCCCATCCGTCAGGCCAAGACAGCAGAAACCCGTCAGCGGCGTATTGAGAAAGCGGTGAGTGATCTGAAGGCGGGAAAGAAGTAA
- a CDS encoding VOC family protein, which produces MTNTAITGIAPFFIVRDVPAALQFYRDQLGFDITFQGPSEDDIFFGIVQRGAAMIMLKDIGVEPVPNYTRDIKQGIARWDAYLHVPDPDALAEEFSQRGIAFFTPLLNNDDGLRGFEVKDADGYLLYFGRPEQ; this is translated from the coding sequence ATGACTAATACAGCCATTACGGGTATTGCGCCCTTCTTTATCGTGCGGGATGTTCCCGCCGCACTCCAATTTTATCGTGACCAACTGGGTTTTGACATCACGTTCCAGGGACCCAGCGAAGACGATATCTTCTTCGGCATAGTGCAGCGGGGAGCGGCCATGATCATGCTAAAGGACATTGGCGTGGAACCTGTGCCGAACTACACCCGGGATATTAAACAAGGGATTGCCCGTTGGGACGCTTACCTCCATGTACCAGATCCTGATGCGCTGGCGGAAGAATTCTCGCAGCGCGGTATTGCGTTTTTTACTCCACTACTGAACAATGATGATGGTTTACGGGGATTTGAAGTGAAGGACGCTGACGGGTATCTATTGTATTTCGGAAGGCCTGAGCAATGA
- a CDS encoding CYTH domain-containing protein, protein MAIEIERKYLIDHEKWQQVEKPLGQRYRQGYLLTDAQKTIRVRVTETSGFLTIKGLSVGATRPEYEYEIPIPDALELLDNFAISELSKIRYTISFENKVWEVDEFLGDNAGLIIAEIELTSESEHFKCPDWVDKEVTGDEKYYNSNLTIAPFKSWFS, encoded by the coding sequence ATGGCAATAGAAATAGAAAGAAAATATTTAATCGATCACGAAAAGTGGCAACAGGTTGAGAAACCTTTAGGACAAAGGTACAGGCAAGGTTATTTATTAACAGACGCTCAAAAAACAATCCGTGTAAGGGTTACAGAAACAAGTGGATTTTTAACGATAAAAGGACTTTCTGTTGGAGCCACCAGACCCGAATACGAATATGAAATACCGATTCCTGACGCCTTGGAATTGCTAGACAATTTCGCCATTTCTGAACTGTCCAAAATAAGGTATACGATCTCCTTTGAAAATAAAGTGTGGGAAGTGGATGAGTTTTTAGGTGATAATGCCGGACTGATCATTGCAGAGATCGAATTGACCAGTGAATCAGAACATTTTAAATGTCCTGATTGGGTTGATAAAGAAGTCACGGGAGATGAGAAATATTATAATTCTAATTTGACGATTGCTCCTTTCAAAAGCTGGTTTTCCTAA
- a CDS encoding FAD-binding and (Fe-S)-binding domain-containing protein produces the protein MNIEEALQLILPKERIKCKLIDLVTYAADAGFYSLKPQAVVNPVSEDEIRALFQFSHQHSIALTFRTAGTSLSGQAITDGILVDLSKHWNNIRIEAGGELVRVQPGITGGMVNAYLRKYGKKIGPDPASINSAMMGGIISNNASGMCCGVQKNSYHTIRHIRFMLPSGNSFSTEVAADYNRFDKECTSLAASLTALRQEILANPTMYELIRHKYKTKNTVGYSVNALIDYERPLDMMAHLLVGAEGTLGFISEAVLETVPDYPEKLTALLCFTDIQAACNAIEPLIASGAEAVELMDNASLRSVGHLPGIPEILAALPSTGAALLTEYQGNTIEEVQVKNEQFIALLAGIPFAIAPRFTRDAAEQAFLWKIRKGMFPSVGAMRQSGTTVILEDIAVPVAQLGNAILDLQGLFNQYGYADAIIFGHAKDGNIHFVVTQPFDSPAEVQRYDLFIREVVELVTGKYGGALKAEHGTGRNMAPFVATEWGPDIYRIMQKLKQEADPLNLLNPGVLINPDRQAHIQHLKALPRVEEEVDKCIECGFCEYKCPSRDLTMTPRRRIVARRELAIMRDKGAQQQYKELLEQYSYEGLSTCAVDGLCAEACPVSINTGTLVKRLRNENHSKRANAMAMTVAKHFGKVALGISAGIRSAAVVNKLLGRNAVLRLTKGMKKIIPATPLWSNQLIPSSMDKARKLAGETKGEKTVVYFTTCINRTMGGSPVQKKNMAETLVSIATKSGIKMVIPDSINSACCGQIFSSKGFNQAFEHTANDTIARLWEWTAQGQWPVVLDISSCTYTLHHCRPQLTEDNKRKFDGLTILDSIDFIAEYVLPGASIRHRKQSIVLHPVCTLQKSGQEGKFLQIARRLAQDVKVPVHAGCCGMAGDRGFLFPELTRSATLPEAQEVNECTYDGYYSSSKTCEIALSEATGKNYESIVYLLDECM, from the coding sequence ATGAACATTGAAGAAGCGCTGCAATTGATCCTGCCTAAGGAACGTATCAAATGTAAACTGATCGACCTGGTGACGTATGCCGCGGATGCGGGCTTTTATTCGCTGAAGCCGCAGGCGGTGGTGAACCCGGTGTCGGAAGATGAGATCCGTGCCTTGTTCCAATTCTCGCATCAACATAGCATCGCACTTACCTTTCGTACGGCGGGGACCAGTCTGAGTGGCCAGGCCATCACGGATGGTATATTGGTTGACCTCAGCAAACACTGGAACAATATCCGCATCGAAGCAGGCGGCGAGCTGGTAAGGGTGCAGCCCGGCATCACGGGCGGTATGGTCAACGCTTATCTGCGGAAATATGGAAAAAAGATAGGCCCTGATCCTGCCAGCATCAACTCGGCGATGATGGGTGGCATTATTTCGAACAATGCCAGCGGCATGTGTTGTGGCGTGCAAAAGAATTCTTACCATACGATCCGGCATATCCGGTTCATGCTGCCCAGTGGAAACAGTTTCTCTACGGAGGTCGCAGCAGATTACAACAGGTTTGACAAAGAATGTACGTCACTCGCTGCCAGCCTAACGGCACTGCGCCAGGAGATACTGGCCAACCCAACGATGTACGAACTGATCCGCCATAAATACAAAACGAAGAATACAGTAGGTTACTCTGTGAATGCGCTGATCGATTATGAACGACCGCTTGATATGATGGCGCACCTGCTGGTGGGAGCAGAAGGCACCCTGGGTTTTATTTCGGAAGCAGTATTGGAGACGGTACCGGACTATCCGGAAAAATTAACAGCGCTGCTGTGTTTCACCGATATACAAGCTGCCTGCAACGCGATCGAACCGCTCATTGCATCCGGCGCGGAAGCAGTAGAACTGATGGACAATGCCTCGCTGCGATCGGTAGGGCATTTACCCGGCATACCGGAAATACTCGCTGCTTTGCCGTCCACAGGAGCCGCGTTGCTGACAGAATACCAGGGGAACACTATAGAAGAAGTGCAAGTCAAAAATGAGCAATTCATTGCCTTGCTGGCAGGCATTCCTTTTGCCATTGCACCCCGCTTTACGCGTGATGCGGCAGAGCAGGCATTCCTGTGGAAGATCAGGAAAGGGATGTTCCCTTCTGTAGGGGCCATGCGGCAAAGCGGCACCACGGTGATCCTGGAAGATATTGCGGTGCCGGTGGCGCAGCTGGGTAATGCCATCCTTGATCTGCAAGGACTATTTAATCAGTATGGTTATGCAGATGCTATTATTTTCGGTCATGCGAAAGACGGCAATATCCATTTCGTGGTAACACAGCCTTTTGATTCACCCGCAGAGGTGCAGCGTTATGACCTGTTTATCCGCGAAGTGGTGGAGCTGGTAACGGGCAAATACGGCGGGGCCTTAAAAGCAGAACATGGCACAGGACGCAATATGGCGCCCTTTGTAGCCACGGAATGGGGACCGGATATTTACCGCATTATGCAAAAGCTGAAGCAGGAAGCAGACCCGCTGAACCTGCTGAACCCCGGGGTATTGATCAACCCGGACAGGCAGGCACATATACAGCATCTCAAAGCGCTGCCGCGCGTGGAAGAAGAAGTGGACAAATGTATTGAATGCGGGTTCTGTGAGTATAAATGTCCGAGCCGGGACCTCACGATGACACCAAGACGCAGGATCGTAGCACGGCGTGAACTGGCGATTATGCGCGACAAGGGGGCACAACAACAATACAAAGAACTATTGGAGCAATACAGTTATGAAGGTCTTTCGACCTGTGCCGTAGACGGCCTGTGTGCGGAAGCCTGCCCGGTGAGCATCAACACGGGCACGCTGGTCAAACGTCTCCGCAATGAGAACCACAGTAAGCGTGCCAACGCCATGGCGATGACGGTGGCCAAACATTTCGGGAAAGTGGCGCTGGGGATTAGTGCAGGGATACGGTCGGCCGCGGTGGTGAACAAACTGCTGGGCAGGAATGCGGTACTCCGGCTTACGAAAGGAATGAAGAAAATAATACCGGCCACTCCGTTATGGTCTAACCAACTTATCCCCTCTTCGATGGACAAAGCACGCAAACTGGCGGGTGAAACGAAAGGAGAAAAAACAGTGGTATATTTTACCACCTGCATCAACCGCACGATGGGGGGCTCGCCTGTACAAAAGAAAAACATGGCGGAGACGCTGGTGAGCATTGCTACCAAGAGCGGCATCAAAATGGTGATCCCTGATTCGATCAATAGCGCCTGCTGCGGACAGATATTTTCTTCCAAGGGGTTTAACCAGGCCTTTGAACATACGGCCAATGATACGATCGCGCGCCTATGGGAATGGACTGCCCAAGGCCAGTGGCCGGTGGTACTAGATATCAGCTCCTGTACCTACACGCTGCACCATTGCCGGCCGCAATTGACGGAAGATAATAAACGTAAATTTGATGGGCTGACGATATTGGACAGCATTGACTTTATTGCGGAGTATGTATTACCCGGGGCATCGATCCGGCATCGCAAGCAAAGCATTGTCCTGCACCCGGTATGTACCTTGCAAAAATCAGGACAGGAAGGAAAGTTCCTCCAGATAGCCAGACGCCTGGCGCAGGACGTGAAAGTACCTGTACATGCCGGCTGTTGTGGTATGGCGGGAGACCGTGGATTCCTGTTCCCCGAGCTGACAAGGTCAGCCACGCTGCCGGAAGCGCAGGAAGTGAACGAATGCACCTATGATGGGTATTACTCCAGTTCAAAGACCTGTGAGATCGCGCTGTCGGAAGCGACGGGCAAAAACTATGAGTCGATTGTGTATTTGCTGGATGAGTGTATGTAA
- the dgt gene encoding dGTP triphosphohydrolase, whose translation MYTNEDGFREKAENHEENYRSPYRRDFARLIHSPAFRRLQGKTQLYPGLESDFFRNRLTHSLEVGQIAKSIAIKVNSTIQDNDETWRIDPDICEFAGLAHDLGHPPFGHQGEEALDECLREFGGFEGNAQTLRILSRIEKKIKGEGTSPNVEYRYGLNLCFRTLASILKYDKVIPQVAEDREESDKDHAVKGYYFSEIELVQKIKQHVVGSDFHGKFKTIECQIMDIADDIAYSTYDLEDGFKAGFYHPTIFFCYPNEVFENVAKKVSKAIKRPFSKEEVKEELLKIFSSIYKIDQSIFLDAEGDNGEEYFALLKDKTTSTLGNIINLAITASKNVAEDGYLRTEFTSDLVNRAVESIEFQPNFDYPAMSQVKLQEDTLIRVEVLKNFTFESQILSPRLKVSEFRGKEIVREIFHALTNNEGWRLLPSDYQKNYHHFSDLPGKLRCIGDFIAGMTDKYAIEFYGRLKSENPETIFKPF comes from the coding sequence ATGTATACAAATGAGGATGGCTTTAGAGAAAAAGCCGAAAACCATGAAGAAAACTATCGATCGCCATATCGCAGAGATTTTGCTCGCCTAATTCATTCTCCAGCTTTTCGAAGATTACAAGGTAAAACACAATTATATCCCGGGCTCGAATCCGATTTCTTTCGTAATAGACTAACTCACTCTCTTGAAGTTGGCCAGATAGCTAAATCAATCGCAATTAAAGTTAATTCTACCATTCAAGATAATGATGAAACTTGGAGAATTGATCCAGACATCTGTGAATTCGCGGGTCTTGCGCATGATTTAGGTCATCCCCCATTCGGTCATCAAGGAGAGGAAGCCTTAGATGAATGTTTGCGTGAATTTGGCGGCTTCGAAGGAAATGCTCAAACATTAAGAATACTTTCCAGGATTGAAAAAAAAATCAAAGGTGAAGGCACATCCCCTAATGTTGAATATAGATATGGTTTGAATCTATGCTTCAGAACATTAGCCTCTATTTTAAAATACGATAAGGTTATACCTCAAGTTGCTGAAGATCGAGAAGAGTCTGATAAAGATCACGCTGTAAAAGGTTATTATTTCAGTGAAATTGAGTTGGTACAAAAAATAAAACAACATGTTGTAGGCAGTGATTTTCATGGCAAATTTAAGACTATCGAATGCCAAATTATGGACATTGCTGATGACATAGCCTATTCCACTTATGATTTAGAAGATGGATTTAAGGCAGGTTTTTACCATCCCACAATTTTTTTTTGTTATCCGAATGAGGTGTTTGAAAATGTAGCAAAAAAAGTCTCCAAAGCAATCAAACGGCCATTTTCGAAAGAGGAAGTAAAGGAAGAGTTGCTTAAAATCTTTAGTTCAATCTATAAGATAGATCAGTCTATATTTTTAGATGCAGAAGGTGATAATGGTGAAGAATATTTTGCTCTTTTAAAGGACAAAACTACTTCAACGTTAGGAAATATAATTAATCTTGCTATTACTGCGTCCAAGAATGTGGCAGAAGATGGCTATTTACGTACAGAATTTACATCAGATTTAGTCAACAGGGCGGTTGAAAGTATAGAGTTTCAGCCAAACTTTGATTATCCAGCAATGTCCCAGGTCAAATTACAAGAAGATACCCTAATTAGAGTAGAAGTACTTAAAAACTTTACCTTCGAAAGTCAGATCCTTTCACCACGATTGAAAGTTTCTGAGTTTCGGGGTAAAGAAATTGTTCGAGAAATCTTTCACGCCTTAACGAACAATGAAGGGTGGCGGCTACTGCCTTCTGACTATCAAAAGAATTATCACCATTTTTCCGACTTACCTGGAAAACTTCGCTGTATCGGTGATTTCATTGCAGGTATGACTGACAAATATGCGATTGAATTTTATGGAAGGCTCAAGTCTGAAAATCCAGAGACAATATTTAAACCTTTTTGA
- a CDS encoding NAD(P)-dependent oxidoreductase — translation MDQLTKIAIIGGTGKSGKYLVKQLISEGFQLKLLVRDPAKVPYKSPQVETIKGNVATFQDVYNLIFGAGAVISTLGLGIPVSEPTIFSTATHNIIRAMRELNVHRYIVTTGLNVDTPFDNKSIHTAAKTEWMKSNFPLSTADKQKEYELLAASNIDWTMVRLPVIEQTDQVVPVTTSLEDCPGEQISAASLAIFLISQITDREFIRKAPFIANA, via the coding sequence ATGGACCAACTTACAAAGATCGCCATCATCGGCGGCACCGGTAAATCAGGAAAATACCTTGTTAAGCAACTCATCAGCGAAGGATTCCAGCTCAAACTACTCGTAAGAGACCCCGCTAAAGTCCCCTACAAAAGTCCACAAGTCGAAACAATCAAGGGCAACGTAGCCACCTTCCAGGATGTATATAACCTGATCTTTGGTGCTGGCGCCGTAATAAGCACTTTAGGCTTGGGTATTCCGGTAAGCGAGCCTACCATATTCAGTACAGCCACACACAATATTATCCGGGCCATGAGGGAGCTTAATGTCCACCGGTATATCGTTACCACAGGGTTAAATGTTGATACACCATTCGACAACAAAAGCATCCACACAGCTGCCAAAACAGAATGGATGAAAAGCAATTTCCCGCTTTCTACTGCCGATAAACAAAAAGAATACGAGCTGTTGGCAGCAAGCAATATCGACTGGACCATGGTCCGTCTGCCCGTGATCGAACAAACCGATCAGGTCGTTCCTGTAACAACCAGTTTGGAAGATTGTCCGGGAGAACAAATAAGTGCTGCCAGCCTTGCCATCTTTCTGATTTCTCAAATAACAGACAGGGAGTTTATTAGAAAAGCACCATTTATAGCAAATGCCTGA
- a CDS encoding YdeI/OmpD-associated family protein encodes MKVFENVEGYIAQSEAFAQPILKKWRKLVLKNCPGVVETIKWGIPHFDYNGDMMCVMASYSQHCSFTFLKGALMSDPRLQKDKQLKPTQRFMGKITSLSDLPTDAVFIGLLKEAMALNEQGIKIPRGNPDTPKVIEVPDYFAKALKANPTAQKIFDSKSPSFRKSYLVWITDAKTDTTRQNRITQSLEWIAEGKDRFWQSKK; translated from the coding sequence ATGAAAGTATTTGAAAATGTAGAGGGTTATATAGCCCAATCGGAAGCTTTTGCCCAACCCATCCTGAAAAAGTGGCGCAAACTGGTGCTCAAGAACTGTCCGGGTGTGGTGGAGACGATCAAGTGGGGTATCCCCCACTTCGACTATAACGGTGATATGATGTGTGTGATGGCATCGTATAGTCAGCATTGTTCTTTCACGTTTCTGAAAGGAGCATTGATGAGCGACCCCAGGCTACAAAAGGATAAGCAGCTGAAACCTACGCAGCGATTTATGGGTAAGATCACCTCCCTGTCTGATCTGCCCACTGATGCGGTATTTATTGGATTGCTGAAGGAAGCGATGGCTTTAAATGAGCAGGGCATTAAAATACCCCGGGGCAACCCGGATACACCCAAGGTGATCGAGGTACCTGATTATTTTGCCAAGGCCTTGAAGGCCAACCCAACAGCGCAGAAAATCTTTGACAGTAAATCGCCTTCGTTCAGAAAGAGTTACCTCGTTTGGATCACGGATGCCAAAACGGATACGACCCGTCAAAACCGGATCACGCAATCACTGGAATGGATTGCGGAAGGCAAAGACAGGTTCTGGCAATCCAAGAAATAA
- a CDS encoding SRPBCC family protein, translated as MSLNLQFDFLVDKEKNTITVRKELAANRQLVWDCHTKSEYLDQWFSPKPLTTKTKVMDFRPGGYWLYVMIDPGGAEYWGRTDYITIQPIEWYTALDAFSDENGSINPDLPRSNWLVTFEDLGAHSLVQTVVTYASPEALEAVVKMGLKEGMLSTLEKLDEYLATLNK; from the coding sequence ATGAGCTTGAACCTTCAATTTGATTTCCTGGTAGACAAGGAAAAAAACACGATCACTGTGCGGAAAGAGCTGGCAGCCAATCGCCAACTGGTATGGGATTGCCATACGAAAAGCGAGTACCTCGACCAGTGGTTTTCCCCTAAACCGCTGACGACGAAAACGAAGGTGATGGATTTCCGTCCGGGCGGGTATTGGTTGTATGTGATGATAGATCCCGGCGGGGCGGAATATTGGGGACGTACTGACTATATAACTATACAGCCTATTGAGTGGTATACTGCGCTTGACGCGTTTAGTGATGAAAATGGCAGTATCAATCCGGACCTTCCCCGTTCCAACTGGTTGGTCACCTTTGAGGACCTGGGCGCACATTCGCTGGTGCAAACGGTGGTCACATACGCATCGCCGGAGGCACTGGAAGCAGTGGTGAAGATGGGGCTGAAAGAAGGCATGCTGTCGACACTTGAAAAGCTGGATGAATACCTCGCCACGCTCAACAAATAA